From one Clostridium cylindrosporum DSM 605 genomic stretch:
- a CDS encoding cyclodeaminase/cyclohydrolase family protein: protein MSGKLADLSIKGFLEATASDAPVPGGGSIAALSASISAALVEMVAGLTIGKKGYESAEAEMKDLQGIAAKATQDFVTAIDKDADSFDLFMKAMKMPKETDEEKAARSAAMQSAIVEAAEVPLSVAQAAFDFMKYTEAVVVKGNQNAVTDGAVAAMMARTAVISALYNVKINLGSIKDEAKVAELSAKVKEIESKVNEVEASILSKVNL, encoded by the coding sequence ATGTCAGGAAAGTTAGCAGATCTTAGTATCAAGGGATTTTTAGAAGCAACAGCTTCAGATGCACCAGTACCAGGTGGTGGAAGTATAGCAGCTCTAAGCGCAAGTATTTCAGCAGCTCTAGTTGAAATGGTAGCAGGACTTACTATAGGTAAGAAGGGTTACGAATCAGCAGAAGCTGAAATGAAGGATCTTCAAGGAATAGCTGCTAAGGCTACTCAAGACTTCGTTACAGCTATCGATAAGGATGCTGATTCATTCGATCTATTCATGAAGGCTATGAAGATGCCAAAGGAAACAGACGAAGAAAAGGCAGCAAGAAGCGCAGCTATGCAATCAGCTATAGTTGAAGCAGCTGAAGTTCCACTTTCAGTAGCTCAAGCAGCTTTTGATTTCATGAAGTACACTGAAGCAGTAGTAGTTAAGGGTAACCAAAACGCAGTTACTGACGGAGCAGTTGCAGCTATGATGGCTAGAACAGCAGTTATATCAGCTCTTTACAACGTAAAGATCAACCTTGGATCAATCAAGGATGAAGCTAAGGTTGCTGAACTATCAGCTAAGGTTAAGGAAATCGAATCAAAGGTTAATGAAGTAGAAGCTTCAATCCTTTCAAAGGTTAACCTATAA
- a CDS encoding xanthine dehydrogenase family protein molybdopterin-binding subunit yields MNFDVVGKSILRVDGKAKVTGQAIYPQDIYMDGMLYGKTLRSTKPHAYIKVDVTKAENIKGVVKVFTAKDIPGLNGHGVMLKDHEVFCSKKVRRIGDPIAFVVAETEEIAIEALKHVEVEYDVLPAVFDPEKALEKDAPRIHDDMDNLLYHFKLRKGLGKEDINKAFEECEVIAENTYTVPQIDHAFLQPEAGVAYVEDDGTLVVAYATQYQHFDKMEIAEVLGVPMEKIKLINCAIGGAFGGREDATAQIHISLAAHILKRPVKTVYSRKESFIAHSKRHAEKIYMKTGALKDGTLHAVEARIIGDSGAYVSWAFNVLRKSGVHATGPYVVPNVKVDSMAVSTNNPFAGAMRGFGAIQVTVAYEQQMDILAEKLGISTVDIRMKNLFKEGSITATGQVLTESVPIVPCLEGVIKDIDFSAIQYPKEVINEVASTQSKQKCNIKRGKGISCAYYGTGYGNGFPDVSEAHVELGEDGKITIFVAAAEVGQGAKTVMSQIAAEVLGVDFEDTIIISEDTSLTVDSGTAAASRQTYNTGNAVKRAAENLKKELIEIAKEELKLNSDVGYGFKNSSIFLKVFPSKQITFKEIAEKRGKIRAGGKFTAQTVEMDEDGQGVPYWPYTFSACSVEVEVDTETGNIKVVDATHAQDVGRALNPRLIEGQMDGGFAMGLGYALFEEIILKEGSIVNNRFTNYVIPSSTDVPRVKNVIIEDPENTAPFGAKGIGEPTMLAVPGAILNAIYDAVGVRITDIPATPDKILKALKEKDKNS; encoded by the coding sequence ATGAATTTTGATGTTGTTGGAAAAAGCATATTAAGAGTAGATGGTAAGGCCAAGGTTACAGGGCAAGCTATATACCCTCAAGATATATATATGGATGGAATGCTATATGGAAAAACTCTTCGTTCAACAAAACCCCATGCATACATAAAGGTTGATGTAACTAAGGCAGAGAATATCAAGGGAGTTGTAAAGGTATTTACTGCAAAGGATATACCAGGGTTAAATGGTCATGGTGTTATGCTTAAGGATCATGAAGTGTTTTGTAGCAAGAAAGTTAGAAGAATAGGAGATCCTATTGCATTTGTAGTAGCAGAAACTGAAGAGATAGCTATAGAGGCACTAAAACATGTTGAAGTTGAATATGATGTTTTGCCAGCTGTATTTGATCCGGAAAAGGCATTAGAAAAAGATGCACCAAGGATTCATGATGATATGGATAATCTTCTATATCACTTTAAACTTAGAAAAGGACTTGGAAAGGAAGATATAAACAAGGCCTTTGAAGAATGTGAGGTTATTGCAGAAAATACATACACTGTACCTCAAATTGATCATGCTTTTCTTCAGCCAGAGGCAGGAGTAGCTTATGTTGAAGATGATGGGACACTTGTTGTTGCATATGCTACCCAATATCAACACTTTGATAAAATGGAGATTGCAGAGGTACTAGGAGTACCTATGGAGAAGATAAAACTTATTAACTGTGCAATAGGTGGGGCATTTGGTGGTCGTGAAGATGCTACTGCACAGATTCATATTTCACTTGCAGCACACATACTTAAAAGACCGGTTAAAACTGTTTATTCAAGAAAAGAATCATTTATAGCTCACTCTAAAAGACATGCTGAAAAGATTTATATGAAAACTGGAGCATTAAAGGATGGTACACTTCATGCTGTTGAAGCTAGGATAATTGGTGATAGTGGAGCATATGTATCCTGGGCATTTAATGTACTTAGAAAGTCTGGAGTTCATGCTACAGGACCTTATGTTGTACCAAATGTTAAAGTAGATAGCATGGCGGTTTCTACAAATAACCCATTTGCAGGAGCGATGAGAGGCTTTGGAGCTATTCAGGTTACAGTTGCATATGAACAGCAAATGGACATATTAGCAGAAAAGCTTGGTATTAGCACTGTAGATATAAGAATGAAAAACCTATTTAAAGAAGGCTCTATAACAGCAACAGGACAAGTGTTAACTGAAAGTGTCCCTATAGTACCTTGCCTTGAAGGTGTTATAAAGGATATAGACTTTTCAGCTATTCAATATCCTAAGGAAGTTATAAATGAGGTTGCCTCCACTCAGTCCAAACAAAAGTGTAATATAAAAAGAGGAAAAGGAATCTCATGTGCATATTATGGAACAGGATATGGAAATGGGTTCCCAGATGTTTCAGAGGCTCACGTTGAACTTGGTGAAGATGGAAAGATAACTATATTTGTAGCTGCAGCTGAGGTAGGTCAAGGGGCTAAAACTGTTATGAGTCAAATAGCAGCTGAGGTTCTAGGAGTTGATTTCGAGGATACTATAATAATTAGTGAAGATACAAGTCTTACAGTAGATTCAGGTACAGCAGCAGCAAGTAGACAAACATACAATACAGGTAATGCAGTTAAAAGAGCAGCTGAAAATCTAAAAAAAGAATTAATAGAAATTGCAAAGGAAGAATTAAAACTTAATAGTGATGTTGGATATGGCTTTAAGAATAGTAGTATATTCCTTAAGGTATTCCCAAGTAAGCAAATAACCTTTAAAGAAATAGCTGAAAAAAGAGGTAAGATTAGAGCAGGTGGTAAATTTACAGCTCAAACTGTTGAAATGGATGAAGATGGTCAAGGTGTACCATATTGGCCATATACTTTTAGTGCGTGCTCTGTTGAAGTTGAAGTAGACACAGAAACAGGAAATATAAAAGTGGTTGATGCAACCCACGCACAGGATGTAGGTCGTGCTTTAAATCCGAGACTTATAGAAGGACAAATGGACGGTGGCTTTGCTATGGGTCTAGGATATGCTTTGTTTGAAGAGATAATTCTTAAAGAGGGATCCATAGTAAATAATAGATTTACTAATTATGTTATTCCGAGTTCAACTGATGTACCAAGGGTAAAAAATGTTATTATAGAGGATCCTGAAAATACAGCACCATTTGGGGCAAAGGGAATTGGAGAGCCTACTATGCTTGCAGTACCAGGTGCAATTCTTAATGCTATATATGATGCAGTAGGAGTTAGAATAACTGATATTCCTGCAACCCCAGATAAAATACTTAAAGCACTAAAAGAAAAAGATAAAAATAGTTAG
- a CDS encoding (2Fe-2S)-binding protein, translating into MRTINLKVNGKDVSVEIEEGLRLIDLLRDKLHLVGTKEGCGEGECGSCSIIMDGELINSCLVTAMQAEGKEILTIEGMQNGEQLHPIQKAYLDAGAVQCGFCIPGMVLATKVILDKNEEPSEEEIRKGLAGNLCRCTGYTKIVDAVQIASRYIKEEEK; encoded by the coding sequence ATGAGAACAATTAACCTAAAAGTAAATGGAAAAGACGTTTCAGTTGAAATAGAAGAAGGTTTAAGACTAATAGATCTTTTAAGAGATAAACTTCACCTTGTAGGAACTAAGGAAGGTTGCGGAGAAGGTGAGTGTGGTTCATGCTCAATTATAATGGATGGAGAGCTTATAAACTCTTGCCTAGTTACTGCTATGCAGGCAGAGGGCAAGGAAATTCTTACTATAGAGGGAATGCAAAATGGTGAACAGCTACATCCTATTCAAAAAGCATATCTTGATGCAGGAGCAGTTCAATGTGGTTTTTGTATACCAGGAATGGTTCTTGCAACAAAGGTAATACTAGATAAAAATGAAGAACCAAGTGAAGAAGAAATAAGAAAAGGATTAGCAGGAAATCTATGTAGATGCACAGGCTACACAAAGATAGTTGACGCTGTACAAATTGCCTCAAGGTATATTAAAGAGGAGGAGAAGTAG
- a CDS encoding tetratricopeptide repeat protein: MVILNMFKKRIDIIRLIKEAKSLINNREYNYAIEIMDKALSINNKNYDALVTRARAYCYLEIYDKALIDLNSAIDLNTSCTNAFFYRGQINIINNNLYEALDDFSKVISVDRRNSIAYMKRGSIYSKLGMYDAAVNNFKALVRIKRRDHHSYDLLLSACLAAKRYDEVEGYSQKLIIIHEESPRGYYYLGRLYSLKGYFKESVKYLTDAIRRDGSNAEYYYHRGMDYIQLMEYSDAIVDFTMGIKINSGNSSEFYFSRGYSYLSLKEYENAIRDFDKLIELGVNTKSAYYNKATAYLNMNMYSEAILCLNKVIEEDESFQGAFYDRAFCYKQLGDYEKAIVDYEKALEINPKYDAFYYELTRVYFDKGDFDKVLETLDRAEKSNPNWPYKTFAYTLKGDIYYNKKHNLDDSIENYTKSIDLSPTAYAYIQRGRCYQDKNEYELSIKDFDFALEIDSKNASAYFRKAISYEAMENMDKAIEYYSLAIENSKDSMKEVYYNSRGCCYGYMKDYENAIIDFKEAINISPSSKDAYGNLALAYKAENDIEKAIECYENIIKIDSNDENIYYSIATLYLEIRKYKEAKDYFTLAINVNPNLEEAFYYRGYINYFHDYFEEAIDDLNASINLEETSTSILLRGRCYLESKKYLLAIDDFSYLISREEEAVYYTYRGMAFYFIGELQSAIDDYNSAIEIDNNDAETYSCRADAFKKLKMYENAIKDYRKSGEINNKYKSGAYCNIGIIYSETEESKKAMYYYNKSIGMNFKNYMAYLKRAEELEKNGEYEEAVNDIENLLVKSNYTLENIREKMSDIEKILNNVIEKTSNERTSSKVKEMLEILYKHLN; encoded by the coding sequence ATGGTTATACTAAATATGTTTAAAAAAAGAATTGATATTATAAGATTAATTAAAGAGGCAAAGTCTCTTATTAATAATAGAGAATATAACTATGCTATAGAGATTATGGACAAGGCATTAAGCATAAATAATAAAAATTACGATGCACTTGTAACAAGGGCCAGGGCTTATTGTTATTTAGAAATTTATGATAAGGCGTTAATAGATTTGAACTCAGCAATTGACCTTAATACTTCATGTACTAACGCATTTTTTTATAGAGGGCAGATAAATATTATTAATAATAATTTATATGAGGCATTAGATGATTTTAGTAAAGTTATTAGTGTTGATAGAAGAAATAGCATTGCATACATGAAAAGAGGTTCGATATATTCTAAGCTTGGAATGTATGATGCTGCTGTTAATAATTTTAAGGCATTAGTTAGAATCAAGAGAAGGGATCATCATTCCTATGATCTTCTTTTAAGTGCCTGTCTTGCAGCTAAGAGATATGATGAAGTAGAAGGCTACAGCCAAAAATTAATAATTATCCATGAAGAAAGTCCTAGAGGATATTACTATTTAGGGAGATTATATTCCTTAAAAGGATATTTTAAGGAATCTGTAAAGTATTTAACAGATGCAATAAGACGTGATGGAAGTAACGCAGAATATTACTATCATAGAGGAATGGATTATATTCAGCTAATGGAGTATTCAGATGCAATTGTAGACTTTACAATGGGTATAAAAATAAATAGTGGGAACTCCTCAGAGTTTTATTTTTCTAGAGGATATAGCTATTTAAGTCTTAAGGAATACGAAAACGCTATAAGAGATTTTGATAAATTAATTGAACTTGGAGTTAATACAAAAAGTGCCTACTATAATAAGGCTACAGCCTATCTTAATATGAATATGTATAGCGAAGCAATTCTTTGTCTTAATAAGGTTATAGAAGAAGATGAAAGCTTTCAAGGTGCATTTTATGATAGAGCTTTTTGTTATAAACAACTTGGAGATTATGAAAAGGCAATAGTGGACTATGAAAAGGCCTTAGAAATAAACCCTAAATATGATGCGTTTTACTACGAACTTACCCGTGTATATTTTGATAAAGGTGACTTTGATAAGGTTTTAGAGACACTTGATAGAGCTGAGAAAAGTAATCCCAATTGGCCATATAAAACCTTTGCATATACATTAAAAGGTGATATTTATTATAATAAGAAACATAATTTAGATGATTCCATAGAAAACTATACAAAGTCTATAGATCTTTCCCCTACTGCCTATGCATATATTCAAAGGGGAAGGTGCTATCAGGATAAAAATGAGTATGAATTATCAATTAAGGATTTTGATTTTGCACTTGAAATAGATTCTAAAAATGCTTCTGCTTACTTTAGAAAGGCTATAAGTTATGAAGCAATGGAAAATATGGACAAGGCAATTGAGTATTATTCTCTAGCTATAGAAAATTCTAAGGATAGTATGAAAGAGGTTTACTATAATTCAAGAGGGTGTTGTTATGGATATATGAAGGACTATGAAAATGCCATTATTGACTTTAAAGAGGCTATAAATATAAGTCCGAGTTCTAAGGATGCATATGGTAATCTTGCACTAGCCTATAAAGCGGAAAATGATATAGAGAAGGCCATAGAGTGCTATGAAAATATTATTAAAATAGATAGTAATGATGAAAATATATATTATTCTATAGCAACGCTTTATTTAGAAATTCGGAAATATAAAGAGGCAAAGGATTATTTCACATTAGCTATTAATGTGAATCCAAATCTTGAAGAGGCATTTTACTATAGAGGATATATAAACTACTTCCATGATTACTTTGAGGAGGCAATTGATGATTTGAATGCTTCTATTAATCTTGAGGAGACAAGCACTTCCATACTACTTCGAGGTAGATGCTATCTAGAGAGTAAGAAATATTTACTTGCAATTGACGATTTTTCATATCTTATTAGTAGAGAAGAAGAGGCAGTTTATTATACTTACAGAGGTATGGCATTTTATTTCATAGGTGAACTTCAAAGTGCAATTGACGATTATAATTCAGCAATTGAAATTGATAATAATGATGCAGAAACCTATTCCTGTAGAGCAGACGCCTTTAAAAAATTGAAAATGTATGAAAATGCCATAAAGGATTATAGAAAATCAGGTGAGATTAATAATAAATATAAGTCAGGAGCATATTGCAATATAGGGATAATTTACTCCGAAACAGAGGAATCAAAAAAGGCTATGTACTACTATAATAAGTCTATAGGAATGAATTTTAAAAATTATATGGCATACCTAAAAAGAGCAGAGGAACTTGAGAAAAATGGGGAATACGAAGAGGCTGTTAATGACATAGAAAACTTATTAGTAAAATCTAATTATACACTAGAAAACATTAGAGAAAAAATGAGCGATATAGAAAAGATCTTAAATAATGTTATAGAAAAAACTAGTAATGAGAGGACATCATCTAAAGTAAAAGAAATGCTAGAAATTTTATATAAACATTTAAACTAA
- a CDS encoding methionyl aminopeptidase — MNLNRNDLCWCGSGSKYKKCHIDFDDKLDSLKSQGYLVPPRELIKTKEQIEGIRKSAKINNSVLDLVAENIKEGMSTDEIDKLVHDYTLSCGAIPATLNFQGYPKSLCTSINDEVCHGIPHKDIILKNGDIINIDVSTIFNGYYSDASRMFIIGEARDNAKRLVEVSKECLYKGIEAVKPWGHLDHIGASIQEHAEKHGYSVVRDFGGHGIGLEFHEGPFVPHYGNYGEGMILVPGMVFTIEPMINEGSYEIVIDQDDKWTVFTEDGSLSSQWEHMLLVTEDGVEILSK; from the coding sequence ATGAATTTAAATCGTAATGATTTATGTTGGTGTGGTAGTGGTTCAAAGTATAAAAAATGCCACATTGATTTTGATGATAAATTAGATTCCTTAAAGAGTCAGGGATATCTTGTCCCACCTAGAGAACTTATTAAAACCAAGGAGCAAATTGAGGGAATAAGAAAAAGTGCTAAAATAAATAATTCTGTACTTGATTTAGTAGCTGAAAATATAAAAGAAGGTATGAGTACAGATGAGATTGATAAATTAGTTCACGACTATACATTATCCTGTGGTGCAATTCCTGCAACTCTTAATTTTCAGGGTTATCCAAAGAGTTTATGTACATCTATAAATGACGAGGTATGTCATGGAATTCCCCATAAAGATATAATTCTTAAAAATGGGGATATTATAAATATAGATGTATCAACTATATTTAATGGCTATTATTCCGATGCTTCAAGAATGTTTATAATTGGAGAGGCAAGGGATAATGCTAAAAGACTTGTTGAGGTTTCAAAAGAGTGTCTATACAAAGGAATAGAAGCAGTAAAGCCATGGGGACATTTAGATCATATAGGTGCTTCAATTCAAGAACATGCAGAAAAACATGGATACTCTGTTGTTAGGGATTTTGGTGGTCATGGTATAGGACTTGAGTTTCATGAAGGTCCATTTGTACCTCACTATGGTAATTATGGTGAAGGAATGATTTTAGTTCCTGGAATGGTATTTACCATAGAACCTATGATAAATGAAGGTTCCTATGAGATTGTTATAGACCAAGATGATAAATGGACAGTATTTACAGAGGACGGTTCACTATCCTCTCAATGGGAACATATGCTACTAGTAACAGAGGATGGAGTTGAAATACTTAGTAAATAG
- a CDS encoding XdhC family protein has translation MLKDIYKTMLDKVNEDIQCTMLTFLNFEGDRKGSIENKILVTRDDIENKTLDIDDESYEKALLSLDTGKVQFIEREKQSIFIEPVIPEPRLIIFGGGHIAKPLSEFASRVGFSITLIDDRPFFANTERFPEADSVICERFENSFNLINLRKSDFVVIITRGHRYDGIIIREILNYELSYVGMIGSKRRVRGMMDELRSEGYSEDKLDSVNSPIGFPIGAITPDEIAISITAELINYKNKGVINKYGKTFSFPELDVEVAESILKDSSMPKALITIISTKGSVPRKAGAKMIAYLDGRTIGSIGGGCSEADVITAARELMETKGFLIEHVDMTGDVAEAEGMVCGGTMEVLVEVF, from the coding sequence ATGCTTAAAGATATTTATAAAACAATGCTAGATAAGGTTAACGAAGATATCCAATGTACTATGTTGACTTTTCTAAACTTTGAAGGTGATAGAAAGGGTTCTATCGAAAATAAAATTCTTGTAACAAGGGATGATATTGAAAATAAAACACTGGACATTGATGATGAATCATATGAAAAAGCCTTACTTTCATTGGATACTGGTAAAGTTCAATTTATAGAAAGAGAAAAACAATCTATATTTATTGAACCTGTTATTCCTGAACCTAGACTAATTATATTTGGAGGAGGCCATATAGCAAAGCCTTTATCAGAATTTGCATCAAGAGTAGGTTTTTCTATTACTCTTATAGATGATAGACCTTTTTTTGCAAATACAGAGCGCTTCCCAGAAGCAGATAGTGTTATCTGTGAAAGATTTGAAAATTCCTTTAACTTAATTAACTTAAGAAAATCTGACTTTGTTGTTATCATAACAAGAGGACATAGATATGATGGAATCATTATACGTGAAATCTTAAATTACGAATTATCCTATGTTGGTATGATAGGTTCAAAGCGTAGAGTAAGAGGTATGATGGATGAATTGAGAAGTGAAGGCTATAGTGAGGATAAATTAGATTCTGTTAATTCTCCAATTGGTTTCCCTATAGGGGCAATAACTCCAGATGAAATAGCTATATCTATAACTGCTGAGCTTATTAATTATAAAAACAAAGGTGTTATTAATAAGTATGGAAAAACATTTAGCTTCCCAGAACTTGATGTTGAAGTAGCTGAAAGTATATTAAAGGATTCATCTATGCCTAAGGCTCTTATAACTATAATTTCTACTAAGGGATCTGTTCCTAGAAAGGCTGGTGCTAAAATGATTGCATACCTTGATGGTAGAACAATCGGAAGCATAGGCGGAGGCTGTAGTGAAGCAGACGTTATAACTGCTGCTAGAGAACTTATGGAAACTAAAGGCTTCTTAATTGAACATGTTGATATGACAGGCGATGTTGCGGAAGCTGAAGGAATGGTATGTGGAGGAACCATGGAGGTTCTTGTAGAGGTATTCTAA
- a CDS encoding S8 family peptidase, with protein MKKVFLSKLTVLITLVIFMFSSTVAFAAPISKKTKLSTSPKEAKVLSLNSTYDFSVKEGDNLWFKVNTGSIKISKTHLSVKVEGVNASISIFPTLKKAEEFNTHNDYFMREGSLSYPIAWNSNEYYVMLTAPKSGAIKLSINSEKKAPELYNRSIDLCPLELMAKDNISISKLLPELRGVRDNMLNSSETGKEITKVYYEVAMNMYLPLIKNKELRNTLLSEVRKINTLLNEVVNISNRKNSNYIIKSEDIDSLTKIKDILSSSLNKELKNKIDTLWKKLNLENYINKELTTFIKDKISRDIEVFTNSQVIVTTSSNINLNKVKNLVNNSLAKYNILEEVKVQETKTLFNKNEKTFIVNIPSKKYMNSLQGHLEKNSGINSVEENYVFYALDNDVNYNYQWSLENTSQSIPVKDMNGAVINLKGKRGSDINYKPLIDVIEDIQFKNIPIAVIDTGINYDLADFDGKVDLDKGYNFTNNTKNVMDDNGHGTHVSGIISAKANNNYSMTGVNQYSTIIPIKALNSYGAGNMFSIAQAIKYAVDSGAKVINMSLGARLLDGTPINPSELPFIEEALKYAIDKNVTVVAASGNESKNNLSYPASSEFSLSVGAINNKDERTGFSNYGKGLDIVAPGESVPSLLENGEVTYASGTSMAAPNASAVVGFLYSVDSNMTPKKVRDILYKTSRDIGKKGYDNEYGYGCVNLSSAVSKAIKERVVK; from the coding sequence ATGAAAAAAGTATTTTTAAGTAAATTAACTGTCTTAATTACATTGGTTATTTTTATGTTTTCTAGTACGGTAGCATTTGCAGCACCAATATCAAAGAAAACAAAACTTTCAACATCACCAAAAGAGGCAAAAGTATTAAGTTTAAATAGTACATACGACTTTTCTGTTAAAGAGGGAGATAATCTTTGGTTTAAAGTAAATACAGGTTCTATAAAAATCAGCAAAACCCATTTATCTGTGAAGGTGGAGGGAGTTAATGCTAGTATTTCAATTTTTCCAACCCTTAAAAAAGCTGAGGAATTCAATACTCATAATGATTATTTCATGAGAGAAGGATCACTTAGTTATCCTATTGCATGGAATAGTAATGAGTATTATGTAATGTTAACTGCACCTAAAAGTGGTGCTATAAAGTTAAGTATTAATTCGGAAAAGAAGGCTCCAGAATTATACAATAGAAGCATTGATTTATGTCCATTAGAATTAATGGCTAAGGATAACATAAGTATATCAAAGCTTCTTCCGGAACTTAGAGGTGTACGTGATAATATGCTTAACTCATCAGAGACTGGAAAAGAAATTACTAAGGTTTATTATGAAGTAGCTATGAATATGTATCTACCTCTTATAAAGAATAAAGAGTTAAGAAATACTTTACTTAGTGAAGTAAGGAAAATAAATACTCTTTTAAATGAAGTAGTAAACATTAGCAATAGGAAAAATTCAAATTACATAATAAAATCTGAGGATATAGATTCCTTAACAAAAATAAAAGATATTTTATCTAGTAGTCTTAATAAGGAGTTAAAGAATAAGATTGATACATTATGGAAAAAGCTGAACTTAGAGAATTATATTAATAAAGAGCTTACAACATTTATAAAGGATAAGATATCAAGGGATATAGAGGTATTTACTAATAGCCAAGTTATAGTAACTACATCATCAAATATTAACTTAAATAAAGTAAAGAATTTAGTTAATAATAGTTTAGCAAAGTACAATATATTAGAGGAAGTTAAAGTACAAGAAACAAAAACTCTTTTTAATAAAAATGAAAAAACATTTATTGTAAACATCCCATCAAAGAAATACATGAACAGTCTGCAAGGTCACTTAGAAAAGAATTCAGGTATAAATTCTGTAGAGGAAAATTATGTGTTTTATGCTTTAGATAATGATGTAAACTATAATTATCAGTGGTCACTTGAAAATACATCTCAAAGTATACCTGTAAAGGATATGAATGGAGCAGTAATTAATCTTAAAGGTAAAAGGGGTTCTGACATTAACTATAAACCCTTAATTGATGTTATAGAGGATATCCAATTTAAAAATATACCTATAGCAGTTATAGATACAGGTATTAATTATGATTTGGCGGATTTTGATGGTAAGGTTGACCTTGATAAAGGATATAACTTTACTAATAATACAAAGAATGTAATGGATGATAATGGTCATGGTACACATGTATCAGGTATAATTAGTGCTAAAGCTAATAACAATTACTCTATGACAGGAGTAAATCAATACTCAACTATAATACCAATTAAAGCTTTAAACTCATATGGAGCAGGAAATATGTTTAGTATTGCTCAGGCTATTAAATATGCTGTTGATAGTGGAGCAAAGGTAATTAATATGAGTTTAGGGGCTAGGCTGCTTGATGGTACACCTATTAATCCTTCCGAGCTTCCATTTATTGAAGAGGCCTTAAAATACGCAATTGATAAAAACGTTACTGTAGTTGCAGCATCTGGTAATGAATCTAAGAATAACTTAAGTTATCCTGCTAGTTCAGAGTTTTCATTAAGTGTTGGTGCAATTAATAATAAAGATGAAAGAACAGGGTTTTCTAACTATGGTAAGGGACTGGATATTGTAGCTCCTGGAGAGTCAGTTCCAAGCTTACTTGAAAATGGAGAAGTAACATACGCAAGTGGAACTTCCATGGCAGCACCAAATGCAAGTGCAGTTGTAGGTTTTCTTTATTCAGTAGATTCAAATATGACACCTAAAAAGGTAAGAGATATATTATATAAAACATCCCGTGATATAGGTAAAAAGGGATATGATAATGAGTATGGATACGGTTGTGTTAATCTATCAAGTGCTGTAAGTAAGGCAATAAAAGAGAGAGTAGTTAAGTAA